Proteins co-encoded in one Synechococcus elongatus PCC 6301 genomic window:
- the crtR gene encoding beta-carotene hydroxylase: MSEAQTPLTVPKKFLGAPGGFNPTVALFLAGYTCAALSVLGYWCWSWPHWLSFLLSVTALHLVGTVIHDASHNVAHASRILNAILGHGSALLLGFTFPVFTRVHLQHHAHVNDPKNDPDHIVSTFGPLWLIAPRFFYHEIYFFQRRLWKKFELLEWFLSRAVVIGIFACGVKFGFLGFLMNYWLAPALVVGIALGLFFDYLPHRPFQERNRWRNARVYPGQVMNILIMGQNYHLIHHLWPSIPWYLYRPAYHATKPLLDLRQSPQTLGILSSKKDFWNFIYDVFIGIRIHQSHEAEPQSSVVPETKSSESAVLAKAPMSATEDSREPALTK, from the coding sequence ATGTCAGAGGCTCAAACGCCCCTGACAGTACCGAAGAAGTTTCTTGGTGCTCCAGGAGGCTTCAACCCCACCGTCGCACTCTTCTTGGCAGGTTATACCTGCGCGGCGCTCTCAGTTTTGGGGTACTGGTGCTGGAGTTGGCCCCACTGGCTATCTTTCCTTCTGAGTGTCACAGCCTTACATTTGGTAGGCACCGTCATTCACGATGCCTCTCATAATGTGGCTCACGCCAGTCGCATTCTGAATGCGATTTTGGGACATGGCAGTGCACTATTGCTGGGCTTTACTTTTCCGGTGTTTACGCGGGTTCACCTGCAACATCACGCCCACGTCAACGATCCCAAGAACGATCCCGACCACATCGTTTCCACCTTTGGGCCGCTGTGGTTGATCGCACCGCGCTTCTTCTATCACGAGATCTATTTCTTCCAGCGCCGCCTTTGGAAGAAATTTGAATTACTCGAATGGTTCCTCAGTCGCGCTGTGGTCATCGGCATCTTTGCCTGCGGCGTCAAGTTTGGCTTCCTGGGCTTCCTGATGAACTACTGGCTGGCTCCAGCCTTGGTCGTTGGCATTGCCCTAGGACTCTTCTTCGACTATTTACCCCACCGCCCCTTCCAAGAGCGCAACCGCTGGCGCAATGCACGGGTCTATCCCGGTCAGGTGATGAACATCCTGATCATGGGTCAGAACTATCACCTGATCCATCACCTCTGGCCATCGATCCCCTGGTATCTCTACCGACCGGCCTACCACGCTACCAAGCCGTTGTTGGACCTACGCCAGTCGCCGCAAACGCTCGGGATTCTCTCCAGCAAAAAAGATTTCTGGAACTTTATCTACGACGTTTTCATCGGCATCCGCATTCACCAATCGCACGAGGCTGAGCCGCAGAGCTCCGTCGTTCCTGAAACGAAGTCGAGTGAATCAGCCGTTCTCGCAAAAGCTCCGATGTCTGCCACAGAAGACTCTCGTGAGCCAGCCTTGACGAAGTAG
- a CDS encoding Ycf66 family protein produces the protein MLALLLAIAVAIAALGLFLAAVLLPPLTRRSDLIWSGVAGLYALILWNAHSQFRGALLLSQIAAIALLGWLGQQAIQSRWLALSPEDQAAWQQGLLWQQGWQRFQKLDWKAVWSTPSRETSASSGPGLLGGLRNRLQGRKTHGKKFVRPEESTPAAPVTEEAVAELQEPVVTEPAEQTEVAIAAATTQQAIAEVVTEAVETVTDQVESAIAAVTEPVVDAATDLTEGVEETIAEVSEVAETVTESVTEVVEPVADTAIEETSVAVESVETAVTETIEQSTEVVEDFVEAQAAEAVVEVAVEESVEASEPALEVTTEVVETEPAAIATPEVSDQLEVDREEVTEAVADVEAPVATASAPEAEAATAESSLSPVEAIVETAEAAEIASERADGPESEPTPEAVTEAESEAIVVVEDSPAAEREEEAIAPDVVKPDVEAVAIVVDPEVSATPVELQPVIIGSLDELRNPDPDLAERLGLS, from the coding sequence ATGCTGGCGCTGCTACTGGCGATCGCGGTGGCGATCGCAGCTCTGGGACTGTTTTTGGCTGCAGTGCTCTTGCCGCCCTTGACCCGTCGCAGTGACTTGATTTGGAGCGGCGTTGCGGGTCTGTACGCCCTGATCCTCTGGAATGCTCACAGCCAATTTCGCGGGGCGCTGTTGCTGAGTCAAATTGCCGCGATCGCACTCTTGGGGTGGTTGGGTCAGCAAGCGATCCAAAGCCGCTGGTTGGCACTCAGTCCTGAAGATCAAGCGGCTTGGCAACAGGGCTTACTCTGGCAGCAAGGTTGGCAGCGTTTTCAGAAATTAGATTGGAAAGCGGTTTGGTCCACACCCAGCCGTGAAACCTCAGCCAGTTCGGGCCCTGGGCTGCTTGGTGGACTGCGCAATCGTCTTCAAGGCCGTAAGACTCACGGCAAAAAATTTGTCCGCCCTGAAGAGTCAACTCCGGCTGCTCCTGTCACTGAGGAAGCCGTTGCAGAACTGCAAGAACCAGTTGTCACCGAACCTGCAGAGCAAACAGAAGTCGCGATCGCAGCGGCCACGACCCAACAAGCCATTGCTGAAGTCGTAACGGAAGCTGTCGAGACGGTAACGGATCAAGTGGAATCAGCGATCGCAGCGGTCACTGAACCAGTTGTGGATGCCGCGACTGACCTGACCGAGGGAGTCGAGGAAACTATCGCTGAAGTTAGCGAAGTCGCTGAAACGGTCACCGAATCAGTCACAGAAGTGGTAGAGCCAGTTGCAGACACGGCGATCGAAGAAACTTCTGTTGCTGTGGAATCTGTTGAAACAGCAGTTACAGAGACGATCGAGCAGTCCACTGAGGTTGTTGAAGACTTCGTTGAAGCACAAGCTGCTGAGGCAGTGGTCGAAGTGGCAGTAGAAGAATCGGTAGAGGCCAGTGAACCTGCGCTAGAAGTCACGACTGAAGTTGTTGAGACTGAACCGGCAGCGATCGCAACCCCTGAAGTCTCAGACCAGCTAGAGGTCGATCGCGAGGAAGTCACCGAAGCGGTTGCGGATGTAGAAGCTCCAGTCGCAACAGCGAGCGCCCCTGAGGCAGAAGCGGCGACGGCAGAGAGCTCTCTCAGCCCAGTCGAAGCGATTGTCGAAACGGCAGAGGCAGCCGAGATCGCGTCTGAGAGGGCAGACGGTCCTGAATCAGAGCCCACACCTGAGGCGGTGACGGAAGCTGAGTCCGAAGCGATCGTTGTAGTTGAGGACAGTCCTGCTGCTGAACGGGAGGAAGAGGCGATCGCGCCGGATGTGGTCAAGCCTGATGTGGAAGCCGTTGCGATCGTTGTGGATCCTGAGGTGTCTGCTACACCTGTGGAATTGCAGCCGGTGATTATCGGCAGTCTGGATGAATTGCGCAATCCTGACCCTGATCTAGCCGAACGTTTGGGCTTGTCTTAG
- the ileS gene encoding isoleucine--tRNA ligase has translation MAEVSAYKDTLNLLQTPFNMRANAPVREPEIQQFWADRQIYETLSRQNPGAPFVLHDGPPYANGALHMGHALNKTLKDIINKYQLLQGRKVRYVPGWDCHGLPIELKVLQELSSEERRNLTPLTLRQKAKAYALAQVEQQSQSFQRYGVWADWDAPYLTLTPEYEAAQIDVFGQMVLKGYIYRGLKPVHWSPSSRTALAEAELEYPDGHTSRSIYVAMPIVQLSEAAQPLLGNYANLALAIWTTTPWTIPANLAVAVNGELTYAVVQAGDCHLIVAAELAESLSKTFATELTVLATFPGSVLEHSRYRHPLYDRESPVVIGGDYITTESGTGLVHTAPGHGQDDFIVGNRYGLEVFCPVDDKGDFTAAVGDRLVGKNVLKDANAAVIEWLTEVGALLKEESYAHRYPYDWRTKKPTIFRATEQWFASVEGFREQALQAIAEVDWIPAQGENRITSMVSERSDWCISRQRTWGVPIPVFYDEESGEALLNAETIAHVRAIVAERGSDAWWELDVADLLPEPYRSNGRRYRKGTDTMDVWFDSGSSWAAVASQREGLHYPADLYLEGSDQHRGWFQSSLLTSVACNGHAPYRRVLTHGFALDEKGRKMSKSLGNVVDPAIVINGGKDQKQEPPYGADVLRLWVSSVDYSSDVPIGKNILKQMADVYRKIRNTARFLLGNLHDFDPAKDALPWEKLPELDRYLLHRLREVILEIQDAFESFQFFRFFQTVQNFCVVDLSNFYLDIGKDRLYISAPDSLRRRSCQTVLAICVEALATAIAPVLSHMAEDIWQSLPYPARTKSVFQAGWVQLQDDWNQPELAAKWQQLRDLRSEVNKVLEQARRDQAIGSSLEAKLQLWVADSDWRAALADRNPADSLSGTAVDDLRYLFLVSQVELRDQPTGLTEAKYHAQTEDWAIAVVDAEGQKCDRCWNYSTTVGQSSEHPDLCDRCVSALQGTF, from the coding sequence GTGGCTGAAGTTTCTGCCTACAAAGACACCCTCAATCTGCTCCAAACACCGTTCAACATGCGCGCCAACGCGCCGGTGCGGGAGCCAGAAATTCAGCAGTTCTGGGCCGATCGGCAGATTTACGAAACCCTGTCTCGACAGAATCCGGGCGCACCGTTTGTGCTGCACGATGGCCCGCCCTACGCCAACGGGGCGCTGCACATGGGACACGCCCTCAACAAAACCCTGAAGGACATCATCAACAAGTACCAACTGCTACAAGGGCGGAAGGTGCGCTACGTGCCGGGTTGGGACTGCCACGGCCTGCCGATCGAGCTGAAAGTCTTGCAGGAGCTGTCTTCGGAGGAGCGTCGCAATCTCACACCTTTGACGCTGCGGCAAAAGGCTAAGGCCTACGCCTTGGCGCAAGTGGAGCAACAAAGCCAAAGTTTTCAGCGCTACGGCGTTTGGGCCGATTGGGATGCGCCCTATTTGACGCTGACGCCGGAATACGAAGCGGCACAAATTGATGTCTTTGGACAGATGGTCCTGAAGGGCTACATCTATCGCGGCCTCAAGCCCGTCCATTGGAGCCCCAGTTCACGCACGGCGCTGGCGGAAGCTGAGCTGGAATATCCAGACGGCCACACCTCGCGCAGCATCTACGTGGCGATGCCGATCGTGCAGCTCTCAGAAGCGGCGCAGCCGTTGCTGGGGAATTACGCCAATCTGGCGCTGGCGATCTGGACGACGACACCTTGGACAATTCCGGCCAACCTCGCCGTGGCGGTCAATGGTGAGCTGACCTACGCGGTGGTGCAAGCGGGCGATTGCCATTTGATTGTGGCTGCGGAACTGGCGGAGAGTCTGAGCAAGACCTTTGCCACCGAGCTAACTGTTCTGGCGACCTTCCCGGGATCGGTTCTGGAACATAGCCGCTATCGCCACCCGCTCTACGATCGCGAAAGTCCCGTGGTGATTGGCGGCGACTACATCACGACCGAATCCGGTACCGGCTTGGTACATACGGCACCCGGCCATGGTCAGGATGACTTTATCGTCGGCAACCGTTACGGGCTGGAGGTCTTCTGCCCTGTTGATGACAAGGGCGACTTTACGGCGGCTGTGGGCGATCGCCTCGTGGGCAAAAATGTCCTCAAGGATGCCAATGCAGCGGTCATCGAGTGGCTGACCGAAGTCGGCGCGCTGCTGAAGGAAGAGAGCTACGCCCACCGCTATCCCTACGATTGGCGCACCAAAAAGCCGACGATTTTCCGTGCGACCGAGCAGTGGTTTGCCTCGGTGGAAGGCTTCCGCGAGCAGGCTCTGCAGGCGATCGCTGAAGTGGACTGGATTCCGGCGCAGGGCGAAAACCGAATCACCTCAATGGTCAGTGAGCGTAGTGATTGGTGCATCTCGCGGCAGCGGACCTGGGGTGTGCCGATTCCTGTTTTCTACGATGAAGAAAGCGGCGAAGCACTGCTGAATGCCGAGACAATCGCCCATGTGCGCGCGATCGTGGCAGAACGCGGCTCCGATGCTTGGTGGGAACTCGACGTTGCTGACCTGCTGCCTGAGCCCTACCGCAGCAATGGCCGGCGCTATCGCAAAGGCACCGACACAATGGATGTCTGGTTTGACTCCGGTTCCTCGTGGGCGGCGGTTGCCTCGCAGCGCGAAGGCTTGCACTACCCTGCCGATCTCTATCTGGAAGGATCGGATCAGCATCGCGGCTGGTTCCAATCCAGTCTGCTGACCAGCGTGGCTTGCAACGGCCATGCGCCCTATCGGCGCGTCTTGACCCATGGCTTCGCGCTGGATGAAAAGGGTCGGAAGATGAGCAAATCGCTGGGCAATGTGGTTGACCCTGCGATCGTAATTAACGGTGGCAAGGATCAAAAACAGGAGCCGCCCTACGGTGCTGATGTGTTGCGTCTTTGGGTGTCATCGGTTGACTATTCCTCCGATGTGCCGATTGGCAAAAACATCCTCAAGCAGATGGCGGATGTCTACCGTAAGATTCGCAATACGGCACGATTCTTGTTAGGTAATCTGCACGACTTTGATCCGGCTAAAGATGCGCTGCCTTGGGAAAAACTACCGGAACTCGATCGCTATCTCCTGCATCGACTGCGCGAAGTTATTCTTGAAATTCAAGATGCTTTTGAGAGCTTCCAGTTTTTCCGATTCTTCCAGACGGTTCAGAACTTCTGTGTCGTTGATCTGTCTAACTTCTATTTAGACATCGGCAAGGATCGCCTCTACATCAGTGCGCCGGATAGTCTGCGGCGGCGCAGTTGCCAAACGGTACTGGCAATTTGTGTGGAAGCGTTAGCGACTGCGATCGCGCCTGTGCTCTCGCACATGGCCGAGGACATTTGGCAAAGCTTGCCCTATCCAGCTCGGACAAAATCAGTTTTCCAAGCCGGTTGGGTTCAGCTTCAGGATGACTGGAATCAACCAGAACTTGCGGCCAAGTGGCAACAACTGCGCGACCTGCGGAGTGAAGTCAACAAGGTGTTGGAGCAAGCCCGACGCGATCAGGCGATCGGATCTTCCCTAGAAGCGAAACTCCAGCTGTGGGTGGCAGATTCGGATTGGCGGGCTGCCTTGGCCGATCGCAATCCGGCTGACAGTCTCTCGGGAACGGCGGTCGATGATCTGCGCTATCTCTTCTTGGTATCGCAAGTGGAATTGCGTGATCAACCCACGGGCTTAACCGAGGCGAAGTATCACGCTCAGACGGAAGATTGGGCGATCGCGGTGGTTGATGCCGAAGGGCAAAAATGCGATCGCTGCTGGAACTATTCGACCACTGTTGGCCAGAGTTCTGAGCATCCCGATCTTTGCGATCGCTGTGTCTCGGCACTGCAAGGCACGTTCTAG